From a region of the Methanobrevibacter sp. V74 genome:
- the hdrB gene encoding CoB--CoM heterodisulfide reductase subunit B has product MEIAYFLGCIMNNRYPGVEKATRKLFEALDIKLKDMEGASCCPAPGVFGSFDEETWATIAARNLTLAEDMGADIMTECNGCFGSLFECNHILKEDEEKKAEINANLAEIGREYKGTIEVKHIAQILRDDVGFEKLASLIEKPLDLNVAVHYGCHFLKPTQTIGIEDQAENPSILDDLVEITGAKSVDYKDKMMCCGAGGGLRARDLDVTTSFTKEKLEYMTEAGVDAIVNVCPFCHMQFDQGQVEVNERYGTNFSIPVFHLAQLFGLAMGLPVDELTFDAQKIDATPAVQKALGGNAK; this is encoded by the coding sequence ATGGAAATTGCATATTTCTTAGGTTGTATCATGAACAACCGTTATCCTGGTGTTGAAAAAGCTACCAGAAAATTATTCGAAGCATTAGATATTAAATTAAAGGATATGGAAGGAGCTTCTTGTTGTCCTGCTCCTGGTGTATTCGGTTCTTTTGATGAAGAAACTTGGGCTACTATCGCAGCTCGTAACTTAACTCTTGCTGAAGATATGGGTGCTGACATTATGACTGAATGTAATGGATGTTTCGGTTCATTATTTGAATGTAATCATATCTTAAAAGAAGATGAAGAGAAAAAAGCTGAAATTAATGCTAACTTGGCTGAAATTGGTAGAGAATACAAAGGTACTATTGAAGTTAAACATATTGCTCAAATCTTAAGGGATGATGTTGGATTTGAAAAATTAGCATCTTTAATCGAAAAACCATTAGATTTAAATGTTGCTGTACACTATGGTTGCCACTTCTTAAAACCTACCCAAACTATCGGTATCGAAGATCAAGCTGAAAATCCATCTATTTTAGATGATCTTGTAGAAATTACCGGTGCTAAATCTGTAGACTACAAAGACAAAATGATGTGTTGTGGTGCAGGTGGAGGTTTAAGAGCAAGAGATTTAGATGTTACTACTAGTTTCACTAAAGAAAAACTCGAATACATGACTGAAGCAGGTGTAGATGCAATTGTTAACGTATGTCCTTTCTGTCACATGCAATTTGATCAAGGTCAAGTTGAAGTAAACGAAAGATATGGAACTAACTTTTCAATCCCTGTATTCCATTTAGCTCAATTATTCGGATTAGCTATGGGATTGCCTGTTGATGAATTAACTTTTGATGCTCAAAAAATTGATGCAACTCCTGCTGTTCAAAAAGCTTTAGGAGGAAATGCTAAATAA
- a CDS encoding 2-phosphoglycerate kinase, producing MIWITAEVDGKKYKEPFSKGILSRSLNVADIGVEKAHDIASDIEVYLIVNNIAEISSKDLAEVVLYHLESIDHNIAVKYKNWRSLRNSEEPLIILIGGASGVGTSSMAFELANRLRLKNLISTDMIREVMRKIISKDLSPVIHKSSFDAYESIRIPSIRVDPIIEGFINHVDVVNVGIEAIIERSIKEGISTIIEGVHLVPGFINPKLIEENNIIMFTLIVGDEESHKQRFYSRCRQPWVRRSLERYMDNFGIIRKTQDFLVEQAKSYDIRVIDNVEINETIEIMVADILEKYGGE from the coding sequence ATGATTTGGATTACTGCAGAGGTTGATGGTAAAAAATATAAAGAACCTTTTTCTAAAGGAATTTTATCTCGTTCTCTTAATGTAGCCGATATTGGTGTTGAAAAAGCGCATGACATTGCTAGTGATATTGAAGTTTATTTGATTGTGAACAATATTGCAGAAATTTCCAGTAAGGATTTAGCAGAGGTTGTTTTATATCATTTAGAATCCATTGATCATAATATCGCTGTTAAATATAAAAATTGGAGGTCTTTGAGAAATTCTGAAGAACCTTTAATTATTTTAATTGGAGGGGCATCAGGTGTAGGCACTTCCTCGATGGCATTTGAGCTTGCAAATAGATTAAGATTAAAAAATCTTATAAGTACAGATATGATTCGGGAAGTAATGCGTAAAATTATTTCTAAAGATTTAAGTCCTGTAATTCATAAATCCAGTTTCGATGCTTATGAAAGTATACGAATACCGTCTATTAGAGTAGATCCTATTATTGAAGGTTTCATTAATCATGTGGATGTTGTAAATGTAGGTATTGAAGCAATTATTGAAAGATCTATTAAAGAAGGAATTAGCACTATCATAGAAGGGGTTCATTTAGTTCCAGGGTTTATTAATCCTAAATTAATTGAAGAGAATAATATTATAATGTTTACTTTAATCGTTGGGGATGAAGAATCTCATAAACAAAGATTCTATTCAAGATGTAGACAACCTTGGGTAAGAAGGTCTCTTGAGAGATATATGGATAATTTTGGAATAATAAGGAAAACTCAAGATTTTTTGGTTGAACAAGCAAAAAGTTATGATATACGCGTAATTGATAATGTTGAAATAAATGAGACAATTGAAATTATGGTTGCTGATATCCTTGAAAAATATGGTGGTGAATAA
- a CDS encoding metallophosphoesterase yields MVKILAISDVHGEENENLYTYLTNNDIDLVLILGDITDFGPLEFVETFINKIYDYDVDVIAIPGNCDPNGICNAINDVSFCLHNNIIAYGDAVLFGFGGSNPTPFDTPGEMDDDKIYRSVYDLLANYDYVYNSEIPKVKILVTHAPPFNTEADRVENGEHVGSQGILKSIHEFEPQINLCGHIHEAKSLSKIGKTTDVANPGMLKDNGAVLIDVKDGSNYDISIISLDE; encoded by the coding sequence ATGGTTAAAATTTTAGCGATTAGTGATGTTCATGGTGAAGAAAATGAAAATTTATATACTTATTTAACTAATAATGATATTGATTTAGTTTTAATTTTAGGAGACATCACTGATTTTGGACCACTTGAATTTGTAGAAACTTTTATTAATAAAATATATGATTATGATGTAGATGTTATAGCAATTCCAGGCAATTGTGATCCTAATGGAATTTGTAATGCTATTAATGATGTTTCATTCTGTCTTCATAATAATATTATTGCATATGGTGATGCTGTATTATTTGGTTTTGGCGGATCTAATCCAACTCCATTTGATACTCCTGGAGAAATGGATGATGACAAAATCTATAGGAGTGTTTATGACTTATTAGCTAATTATGATTATGTTTACAATTCAGAGATTCCTAAAGTAAAAATATTAGTTACTCATGCACCTCCTTTCAACACTGAAGCAGATAGAGTTGAAAACGGTGAGCATGTAGGTAGTCAGGGTATTTTAAAATCTATTCATGAATTTGAACCTCAAATTAATTTATGCGGACATATTCATGAAGCAAAATCCCTCAGTAAAATCGGAAAAACTACTGATGTAGCAAATCCAGGTATGTTAAAAGATAATGGAGCTGTTCTGATTGACGTTAAAGATGGCTCAAATTATGACATAAGTATTATTTCATTAGACGAATAA
- a CDS encoding cation diffusion facilitator family transporter — protein MDEFRGKAGKKAATVAITSNCILTVLNIFVGLMSGSYALVSEGAHTLSDVATSVIAYIGFRIGQRPADKEHPIGHGRAEAISGLIIVLFLGMVAYEIITGAFDKLIHPELVTIPDTFAALMAVFGIFVNYSISEYIIGIGKEIKSPAIVADGKHQKTDIFSSLAILIGVIISNIGYPILDPIIGLIIGILILKTAYEIGKENIDNIMGKVPSQDLENRVRRIANKTPKAQGAHNIKVDYLGSYATVYLHIKLDGNMTLNESHEIVHNVENNILKKIPEVKYVMVHACPSGIDYDHDQKIDK, from the coding sequence ATGGATGAATTTAGAGGCAAAGCAGGTAAAAAAGCAGCAACTGTAGCAATTACTTCAAACTGTATTTTAACTGTTTTAAACATATTTGTTGGATTGATGTCTGGAAGTTATGCATTAGTATCTGAAGGAGCACATACTCTTTCAGATGTTGCAACATCTGTTATAGCATATATAGGATTTAGAATTGGTCAAAGACCTGCAGATAAAGAACACCCAATCGGACATGGTCGTGCAGAAGCAATCAGCGGATTGATAATTGTTTTATTCTTAGGAATGGTTGCTTATGAAATTATAACTGGAGCTTTTGATAAATTAATACATCCCGAATTAGTTACAATCCCCGATACATTTGCAGCATTAATGGCCGTCTTTGGAATATTTGTAAACTATTCAATAAGTGAATACATCATTGGAATAGGAAAAGAAATAAAAAGTCCGGCAATTGTTGCTGATGGAAAACATCAAAAAACAGACATATTTTCTTCATTAGCAATATTAATTGGAGTAATCATATCCAATATAGGTTATCCCATTTTAGATCCAATTATTGGATTAATTATTGGGATTTTAATCTTAAAAACTGCTTATGAAATTGGAAAAGAAAATATTGATAATATTATGGGAAAAGTACCTTCACAAGATTTAGAAAATAGAGTAAGAAGAATAGCCAATAAAACTCCAAAAGCTCAAGGAGCCCATAATATTAAAGTAGATTACTTAGGTTCTTATGCAACAGTTTATTTACATATTAAACTTGATGGAAACATGACTTTAAATGAATCTCATGAAATTGTTCACAATGTTGAAAATAATATTCTAAAAAAAATTCCCGAAGTAAAATACGTAATGGTGCATGCATGTCCATCTGGAATAGATTACGACCATGACCAAAAAATAGATAAATAA
- a CDS encoding DUF749 domain-containing protein: protein MFVATLDGIFKYSDLPEEYEPYVQFKATIDKRELKPSDELAILNIAGTSTHHVLFLDSYKNTQEIENELKDADAKINHTTLKIIGGHL from the coding sequence ATGTTTGTAGCAACATTAGATGGTATATTTAAATATTCTGACCTTCCAGAAGAATATGAACCTTATGTTCAATTTAAAGCAACTATTGACAAAAGAGAACTTAAACCAAGTGATGAATTAGCAATTTTAAACATTGCCGGGACTTCTACTCATCATGTATTATTCTTAGATTCCTATAAAAATACTCAGGAAATTGAAAATGAATTAAAAGACGCTGATGCTAAAATTAATCATACTACTTTAAAAATCATAGGTGGACATTTATGA
- a CDS encoding DUF2096 domain-containing protein, with translation MSLPSEQNWLILNNLLQDLIKKGYSIPNGISPEMGIIRSSISSYKRDPSHPELINGLANAEMSLNNIQGTLLTIAEEEGEDYVDRWIDLFKQAMQGKEVFEFADSRSKFLVNTPPGLTTGRINLRVPLAEERVQEIAEWNGLIIEFDDDVTVELHGDNEDLKMGLKEMGGFFLEQ, from the coding sequence ATGAGTTTGCCTTCAGAACAAAATTGGTTAATTCTTAATAATCTTTTACAGGATTTAATAAAAAAAGGATACTCAATCCCTAATGGAATAAGTCCGGAAATGGGGATTATTCGATCATCTATTAGTTCATATAAAAGAGATCCATCACATCCTGAATTAATCAATGGTTTGGCAAATGCTGAAATGTCTTTAAATAATATTCAAGGAACTCTTTTAACAATTGCAGAAGAAGAAGGAGAGGATTATGTCGATCGTTGGATTGATTTATTTAAACAAGCCATGCAAGGAAAAGAAGTATTTGAATTTGCAGATTCAAGATCCAAATTCTTAGTAAATACTCCTCCAGGTTTAACAACTGGTAGGATTAATTTAAGAGTTCCTTTGGCTGAAGAAAGAGTTCAGGAAATTGCAGAGTGGAATGGACTTATCATCGAATTTGATGATGATGTGACTGTTGAATTACATGGAGATAATGAAGATCTCAAAATGGGTCTAAAAGAAATGGGTGGTTTCTTTTTAGAGCAATAA
- the dph5 gene encoding diphthine synthase — MFYLVGLGLFDEKDISLKGLECLRNVDKIYAEFFTSRLFGSSFEAIEELIGQKIEILVRGEVEEEHKFMDEAKTSDVALITGGDPLIATTHSDFLVQCSKKGIDFEVIHGSSILSSAPAISGLQGYKFGKVTTIPFPDYNFYPKSPYEAIEENLKMDLHTLVLLDIQAHNDRYMTVNEGLEYLMSIHDDLEREGLITEDTLAMGIARVGSRDVVVRAGKIKELRDFDFGGPLHCIVIPSKLHIVEAEYMVEIAGADPKILDDV, encoded by the coding sequence ATGTTTTATTTAGTGGGTTTGGGATTATTTGATGAGAAGGATATATCTCTTAAAGGATTAGAATGTTTGAGGAATGTTGATAAAATATATGCCGAATTTTTCACATCACGATTATTCGGCTCAAGTTTTGAAGCTATTGAAGAGCTAATAGGTCAAAAAATTGAAATTTTAGTTAGGGGAGAAGTTGAAGAAGAACATAAATTTATGGATGAGGCTAAAACATCTGATGTTGCTTTAATTACAGGAGGAGATCCCCTAATTGCAACAACTCATAGTGATTTTTTAGTGCAATGCTCAAAAAAAGGAATTGATTTTGAAGTAATTCATGGATCATCAATTTTATCATCTGCACCAGCTATTTCAGGTCTTCAAGGATATAAATTCGGTAAAGTCACTACAATTCCCTTTCCAGACTATAATTTCTATCCAAAATCTCCTTATGAAGCTATTGAGGAAAATCTTAAAATGGATTTACACACTTTAGTTTTACTTGATATTCAAGCTCATAACGACAGGTACATGACAGTCAATGAAGGTTTAGAGTATTTGATGAGCATTCATGATGATTTAGAAAGAGAAGGTTTAATTACTGAAGATACTTTAGCTATGGGTATTGCTCGTGTAGGCTCTCGGGACGTTGTTGTTCGTGCAGGTAAAATTAAGGAACTGAGGGATTTTGATTTTGGAGGTCCGCTACATTGCATTGTAATTCCTTCAAAGCTTCATATTGTTGAAGCTGAATATATGGTAGAAATTGCTGGTGCTGACCCAAAAATACTTGATGATGTTTAA
- a CDS encoding CBS domain-containing protein, whose amino-acid sequence MLNKKVKDIMTTDLVTTTSDVDVVNAFEKLMEYKISSLPVVEDDKLIGIITATDVGHNLILDKYELGTNVGEIMITSVVTISPEDTLEMAIKVMKDGAPSSGILNQLPVVDGDKLIGIISDGDILQEIF is encoded by the coding sequence ATGTTGAACAAGAAAGTTAAAGACATCATGACAACTGATTTAGTAACAACTACTTCAGATGTTGATGTTGTAAATGCATTTGAAAAATTAATGGAATATAAAATTAGTTCTCTTCCGGTTGTTGAAGATGATAAATTGATTGGAATTATAACTGCAACTGATGTTGGTCATAATTTAATTCTTGATAAATATGAATTAGGTACTAATGTTGGCGAAATAATGATTACTTCTGTAGTTACAATTTCTCCAGAAGATACTCTTGAAATGGCAATTAAAGTCATGAAAGATGGTGCTCCATCTTCCGGAATTTTAAATCAGCTTCCTGTAGTTGATGGAGATAAATTAATTGGAATTATTTCTGATGGAGATATACTTCAAGAAATATTCTAA
- a CDS encoding archaeosine tRNA-ribosyltransferase, translated as MIKKFEIKSHDGPGRICKIDGELTPKLFFKDDLKIAPTQGSAHNVDREIVEFNVKETLKLAKENTNKCDLAVIQGSKYIDLRVECLKQLENIGYNGFIIANGDALLTNPKELVELIVILKKEAKKSSYFIFPFAELSFMPILTYMGIDGFLADAANYYSHLNVLQTPTKAYDLNTYPIYDEISQKDLENKNIENMEFVIKEIHAHMKNKSLRNLVEERSGTTPQNISTLKILDRNYIDYLLEYTQLF; from the coding sequence ATGATAAAAAAATTTGAAATAAAATCACATGATGGACCTGGAAGAATCTGCAAAATTGATGGTGAACTAACTCCAAAGTTATTTTTTAAAGATGACTTAAAAATTGCACCAACTCAAGGTTCTGCACATAATGTTGACCGTGAAATTGTTGAATTTAATGTTAAAGAAACATTAAAGCTAGCTAAAGAAAACACAAACAAATGTGACTTAGCAGTTATTCAAGGTTCAAAATATATTGATTTAAGAGTTGAATGCTTAAAGCAACTTGAAAATATTGGATATAATGGATTTATAATAGCCAATGGAGACGCATTACTAACTAATCCCAAAGAATTAGTTGAATTAATCGTTATTCTTAAAAAAGAAGCTAAAAAAAGTAGTTATTTTATTTTTCCATTTGCTGAACTATCATTCATGCCAATATTGACATATATGGGGATTGATGGATTTTTAGCAGATGCTGCAAATTATTATAGTCATTTAAATGTCTTACAAACTCCAACAAAAGCATATGACTTAAATACTTATCCCATTTATGATGAGATTTCACAAAAAGATTTGGAAAATAAAAATATTGAAAATATGGAATTTGTTATAAAAGAAATTCATGCCCATATGAAAAATAAATCATTGAGAAATCTTGTAGAAGAGAGATCTGGAACAACTCCTCAAAATATCTCAACTTTAAAAATACTTGATAGAAATTATATAGATTACCTATTAGAATACACACAACTATTTTAA
- the hdrC gene encoding CoB--CoM heterodisulfide reductase subunit C, whose translation MSILNRLKSLLKEDKDETDINTDVSSTSDDVQVTSSIKENEPVDLETETVVEAEETTIEELEDSTEDLTSENIETEEEIIEDSSEEIVKEVETVEEETLAEAETPAEIETEEDVEEVETDSKNNDTERDKMTLLTDKELLNDSNRDPDFTAAFIDAGIETVKHCFQCGTCSGSCPSGRRTPYKVRQIVRKCLLGLKEEVIADDALWMCTTCYTCQERCLRSVKIVDIIKKARNIAAHAGYMAKAHKMTGVYVLNTGHAVPINDKIKALRVKIGLPEVPPTTHFYPEALAEIKTLCKITEFDELIGYDEATGGLRE comes from the coding sequence ATGTCTATACTAAATCGTCTAAAATCCTTATTAAAAGAGGATAAAGATGAAACTGACATCAATACTGATGTTTCAAGCACATCTGATGATGTTCAAGTCACATCTTCAATAAAAGAAAATGAACCTGTCGATCTTGAAACCGAAACTGTTGTTGAAGCTGAGGAGACAACTATTGAGGAATTAGAAGACAGCACTGAAGATTTAACTTCCGAAAACATCGAAACTGAAGAAGAAATTATTGAGGATTCTTCTGAAGAAATTGTGAAAGAAGTTGAAACCGTTGAGGAAGAAACTCTTGCTGAAGCCGAAACTCCTGCTGAAATTGAAACTGAAGAAGATGTTGAAGAAGTTGAAACAGATTCAAAAAATAATGATACAGAGAGAGATAAAATGACTTTATTGACTGATAAAGAATTATTAAATGATAGTAATCGTGATCCAGATTTCACTGCAGCATTTATCGACGCTGGAATTGAAACTGTAAAACACTGTTTCCAATGTGGTACTTGTAGTGGAAGTTGTCCTTCTGGAAGAAGAACCCCATACAAAGTAAGACAGATTGTCAGAAAATGTTTACTAGGATTAAAAGAAGAAGTTATTGCTGATGACGCATTATGGATGTGTACTACTTGTTATACTTGCCAAGAAAGATGTCTTAGAAGTGTTAAAATTGTGGATATTATCAAAAAAGCACGTAATATTGCAGCACATGCGGGTTACATGGCAAAAGCTCACAAAATGACTGGAGTATATGTACTCAACACAGGTCACGCTGTACCTATTAATGATAAAATTAAAGCTTTAAGAGTTAAAATTGGTCTTCCTGAAGTGCCACCTACAACTCATTTTTATCCAGAGGCATTAGCTGAAATAAAAACATTATGTAAAATCACTGAATTTGATGAATTAATCGGTTACGACGAAGCAACCGGTGGATTAAGAGAATAA
- a CDS encoding pyridoxal phosphate-dependent aminotransferase, which produces MINPASRTKSIELSLIRKMFEVTNPNAINLGIGEPDFNVPKNIKDAMKKSIDNNDTHYTPNKGYIELREEIVKKFKRDNGINTDPENVIVTVGASEALNICTQAFIESGNEVILPNPSFLSYEACINLSGGSIVPVDCKMENEFKLKADEVLEKITPKTKAIILNSPSNPTGAVMEKEDIKAIADLSMDHDFLIISDEIYEKIIYDKKHYSPGKYSDNVITLNGFSKTYAMTGLRIGYLTANETYSEELLKIHQYNIACASTTSQRGAYEALTGPQDEVNEMVKEFKKRRDLIVSRLNEMGYKTVNAEGAFYVFPKIEDKDFVMKAAKAGVITVPGVAFGSNGKNHVRMSYANSYENIEKAMNILEERVVNG; this is translated from the coding sequence ATGATTAATCCTGCAAGTAGAACAAAATCAATTGAATTATCATTAATTAGAAAAATGTTTGAAGTGACAAATCCTAATGCTATAAACTTAGGAATTGGGGAACCTGATTTTAATGTTCCCAAAAACATTAAAGATGCAATGAAAAAATCAATCGACAACAATGATACCCATTATACTCCAAATAAAGGATATATTGAATTAAGAGAAGAAATCGTTAAAAAATTCAAAAGAGATAATGGGATTAATACTGATCCTGAAAATGTAATTGTTACTGTTGGAGCTAGTGAAGCATTGAATATCTGTACACAAGCATTTATTGAATCCGGTAATGAAGTAATACTGCCCAATCCTAGTTTTTTATCATATGAAGCATGTATTAACCTCTCTGGTGGATCAATCGTGCCAGTAGATTGTAAAATGGAAAATGAATTTAAATTAAAAGCTGATGAGGTATTAGAAAAAATAACTCCAAAAACAAAAGCAATAATACTGAATTCACCATCAAACCCTACTGGAGCAGTTATGGAAAAAGAGGACATTAAAGCAATAGCTGACTTATCAATGGATCATGACTTTTTAATAATATCTGATGAAATTTATGAAAAAATAATTTATGATAAGAAACATTACTCTCCGGGAAAATATAGCGACAATGTTATAACATTAAATGGATTTTCAAAAACTTATGCAATGACCGGCCTTAGAATAGGCTATTTAACTGCAAATGAAACTTATAGTGAAGAATTACTAAAAATCCACCAATACAATATTGCATGTGCTAGTACCACTTCTCAAAGAGGAGCATACGAAGCATTAACCGGACCACAAGATGAAGTAAATGAAATGGTTAAAGAATTCAAAAAAAGAAGAGATTTAATTGTTAGTCGTTTAAATGAAATGGGATATAAAACTGTAAATGCAGAAGGTGCATTTTATGTATTTCCAAAAATTGAAGACAAAGATTTTGTCATGAAAGCAGCAAAAGCAGGAGTAATCACTGTGCCTGGAGTAGCATTTGGTTCAAATGGGAAAAATCATGTAAGAATGTCTTATGCTAACTCTTATGAAAATATTGAAAAAGCTATGAATATATTAGAAGAACGTGTGGTTAATGGATGA
- a CDS encoding transposase — translation MSADTIYLNQISLSYFVNKGIDDGLIPTRKQSKEKIGKLNPNQFHKDHFYYISDLDLFMCPSGQPMYFYKEYTQPNEEPDKPDKIKRLYNNYTACKYCIHRKSCLTDKQTHKTITENGGRLERAMFFKMEKEEYKEEFKKKPSVEGPFGIFKEQYHVEQEIVIGMVKTGERLNLDALAYNIKRLYNLIQGRTK, via the coding sequence ATGAGTGCAGATACAATATATTTAAATCAAATAAGCCTATCATACTTTGTAAACAAAGGAATAGATGATGGATTAATACCAACAAGAAAACAATCCAAAGAAAAAATAGGCAAATTAAATCCAAACCAATTCCATAAAGACCACTTTTACTACATATCCGACCTAGACTTATTTATGTGCCCATCAGGACAACCAATGTACTTCTACAAAGAATACACACAACCAAACGAAGAACCAGACAAACCCGACAAAATAAAAAGACTCTACAACAATTATACTGCATGTAAATACTGCATTCACAGAAAATCCTGCTTAACAGACAAACAAACACATAAAACCATCACAGAAAACGGTGGCAGATTAGAAAGAGCAATGTTCTTCAAAATGGAAAAAGAAGAATATAAAGAAGAATTCAAAAAAAAACCAAGTGTAGAAGGACCATTCGGAATATTCAAAGAACAATACCATGTAGAACAAGAAATAGTAATCGGAATGGTAAAAACCGGAGAAAGACTCAACCTAGATGCACTAGCATACAATATAAAAAGATTATATAATCTTATTCAAGGAAGAACAAAATAA
- a CDS encoding transposase has product MVSKKVIKNQAELGIRTYDFNVPENHISRFVVDFIEEFYPILGIKENKKKGGRPSYPPCSMLKLLVYAKIDHIESARVIAEMTKYHDIYKFVCDRIKPSERSIQRYRDEFGRYYEVLLQMTLKMAVKKGFTEFNHVVVVDGTIKKAFNSNQNMISKKETNLLVQFYKGLEVDLKKLEKLNKPAQKILNDKEMSNDEKLEILYDIRTQFKFTGQDKIPMNDIEARMMKGKKETSWLLIISNLQSITTPN; this is encoded by the coding sequence ATGGTTAGTAAGAAAGTTATTAAGAATCAGGCTGAATTAGGCATTAGGACTTATGATTTTAATGTTCCAGAGAATCATATTTCTCGTTTTGTGGTTGATTTTATTGAAGAATTTTATCCGATTTTGGGAATTAAAGAGAATAAGAAAAAAGGCGGTAGGCCTTCATATCCTCCATGTTCCATGTTAAAATTACTTGTTTATGCAAAAATAGACCATATTGAAAGTGCTAGAGTCATTGCAGAAATGACAAAGTACCATGACATATATAAATTCGTTTGTGATAGAATTAAACCCTCTGAACGTTCAATTCAAAGGTATCGTGATGAATTTGGACGTTATTATGAAGTATTGCTTCAAATGACATTAAAAATGGCCGTAAAAAAAGGATTCACTGAATTTAATCATGTTGTTGTAGTCGATGGGACCATCAAAAAAGCATTCAATTCTAACCAAAATATGATCAGCAAAAAAGAAACCAATTTGCTGGTCCAGTTCTACAAAGGACTGGAAGTTGACCTTAAAAAGCTTGAAAAACTCAATAAACCAGCTCAAAAAATACTAAATGACAAGGAAATGTCCAATGATGAAAAATTAGAAATATTATATGACATCAGAACTCAATTCAAATTCACAGGACAGGATAAAATACCAATGAATGATATTGAAGCACGCATGATGAAAGGAAAAAAGGAAACTTCCTGGTTGCTTATAATATCCAATCTGCAGTCGATTACGACACCAAACTAA